The Engystomops pustulosus chromosome 4, aEngPut4.maternal, whole genome shotgun sequence genome contains a region encoding:
- the LOC140128658 gene encoding olfactory receptor 6N1-like produces MIDEAKEVSNENNLTVRTTFFLLAFQCNHHIRFFLFCLLLIIYCGTICGNLLIIALVSSSRNLHTPMYLFISQLSFSDILLTTNIVPNLLWILLNNGGTITFIGCMTQFYFFSTSVASECFLLTVMSYDRYVAICNPLRYSSIMTSDYCVKLSITCWLVGFSIILINVFTVSKLNFCGPHVMDHLFCDLLPLLELSCSNNFIAKLEVMLLSIPSVIMPMMIIIPSYAKIVFTILKIPTNISRQKAFSTCSSHLTVVSIFYWTLFSVYVFPTKGQTLTMSKILSLLYTVFTPFINPIIYSLRNKDIWKAVQETLLIHILCHNL; encoded by the exons ATGATTGATGAGGCTAAAGAAGTGTCCAAT gAGAACAACCTGACTGTGCGCACAACCTTTTTCCTCCTGGCATTTCAATGTAATCATCACATACGATTTTTCCTGTTCTGTTTGCTATTGATCATTTATTGTGGGacaatatgtgggaacctcctgatcatcgcCCTGGTGTCCTCCAGCAGGAACCTGCACACCCCCATGTACTTATTCATCTCGCAACTGTCCTTCAGTGACATCTTGTTGACCACCAATATCGTCCCTAACCTGCTGTGGATCCTACTCAATAACGGGGGTACCATCACTTTTATTGGTTGTATGACTCAATTTTATTTCTTTAGCACCTCAGTGGCATCTGAATGTTTCCTCCTCACGGTGATGTCTTACgacagatatgtggccatctgtaaccctcTCAGGTATTCTTCTATCATGACTAGTGACTATTGTGTGAAGTTGTCCATCACCTGCTGGTTGGTTGGTTTTTCCATAATATTGATCAACGTTTTTACAGTGTCCAAGTTAAATTTTTGCGGACCACATGTAATGGACCATTTGTTCTGTGATCTTCTTCCTTTACTGGAACTTTCCTGTTCCAATAATTTTATTGCTAAATTAGAAGTCATGTTACTAAGTATTCCCTCAGTTATCATGCCTATGATGATAATTATTCCATCGTATGCCAAAATTGTATTCACTATATTAAAGATCCCAACTAACATCAGtagacagaaagccttctccacctgtagctcccacctcactGTGGTCTCCATTTTCTACTGGACTTTATTCAGTGTTTATGTGTTTCCAACAAAAGGCCAAACTCTAACTATGAGTAAGATCCtgtccctgctctatactgtgttTACTCCCTTCATCAaccccattatatacagtctGAGAAATAAAGACATCTGGAAAGCTGTACAGGAGACATTGCTTATACATATACTTTGTCACAACCTATAA